Proteins encoded by one window of Streptacidiphilus sp. PB12-B1b:
- a CDS encoding organic hydroperoxide resistance protein has product MDAIYTAAATASGRDGRAVSSDGQLDLTLAMPPALGGDGKGTNPEQLFAAGYAACFASALGLIGRQAKIDTSEASVTAEVSIGSNGEGGFGLAVVLRVELPDALQGETGRELVEKAHQVCPYSNATRGNIPVELVVE; this is encoded by the coding sequence ATGGACGCGATCTACACCGCCGCAGCCACCGCCAGCGGACGCGACGGCCGCGCCGTCAGCTCCGACGGTCAGCTCGACCTGACCCTGGCGATGCCCCCGGCCCTCGGCGGCGACGGCAAGGGCACCAACCCCGAGCAGCTCTTCGCCGCCGGCTACGCCGCCTGCTTCGCCAGCGCGCTCGGCCTGATCGGCCGCCAGGCCAAGATCGACACCAGCGAGGCGTCGGTCACCGCCGAGGTCAGCATCGGCAGCAACGGCGAGGGCGGCTTCGGCCTGGCCGTGGTGCTGCGGGTCGAGCTGCCGGACGCCCTGCAGGGCGAGACCGGCCGCGAGCTGGTCGAGAAGGCGCACCAGGTCTGCCCCTACTCCAACGCCACCCGCGGCAACATCCCGGTCGAACTGGTCGTGGAGTAA
- a CDS encoding MarR family winged helix-turn-helix transcriptional regulator, which yields MTITAGPEDLLRLEHQVCFTLNSASRAFGGVYREALRELDLTYPQYLVMLTLWEHGELPVKRIGELLRLDSGTLSPLLKRLEAAGRVRRARSAEDERSVVVHLTAAGDAMRAQARQVPRRIAAATGLDPAELRVLQGMLLRLTEHLDAGAEVLREQGGGADPDGPDGTGE from the coding sequence ATGACGATCACCGCCGGCCCGGAAGACCTGCTCAGGCTCGAGCACCAGGTCTGCTTCACGCTGAACAGCGCCTCCCGCGCCTTCGGCGGCGTCTACCGCGAGGCGCTGCGGGAGCTGGACCTCACCTACCCGCAGTACCTGGTGATGCTGACGCTCTGGGAACACGGCGAACTGCCGGTCAAGCGCATCGGAGAGCTGCTGCGGCTGGACTCGGGGACGCTCTCCCCGCTGCTCAAGCGGCTGGAGGCGGCCGGCAGGGTGCGGCGCGCCCGCAGCGCCGAGGACGAGCGCTCGGTCGTCGTCCACCTCACCGCCGCCGGGGACGCCATGCGCGCGCAGGCCCGGCAGGTGCCGCGCCGGATCGCGGCGGCCACCGGGCTCGACCCGGCCGAGCTGCGGGTGCTCCAGGGCATGCTGCTGCGCCTGACCGAACACCTGGACGCCGGTGCCGAGGTGCTGCGGGAGCAGGGCGGCGGCGCCGACCCGGACGGGCCGGACGGCACCGGGGAATGA
- a CDS encoding DUF5302 domain-containing protein — translation MADDAADAATDNAAAPAAPEHQSPEDDVKRKFREALARKRGPQPDSAGLGGGADQSKVHGTHGKSGGQRDFRRKSG, via the coding sequence ATGGCCGATGACGCAGCCGACGCCGCGACCGACAACGCTGCGGCACCCGCGGCCCCCGAGCACCAGAGCCCCGAGGACGACGTGAAGCGCAAGTTCCGCGAGGCCCTGGCCCGCAAGCGCGGTCCGCAGCCCGACTCCGCCGGCCTCGGCGGCGGCGCGGACCAGTCCAAGGTGCACGGCACCCACGGCAAGTCGGGCGGGCAGCGGGACTTCCGCCGCAAGAGCGGCTGA
- the paaE gene encoding 1,2-phenylacetyl-CoA epoxidase subunit PaaE: MPGPTPPPSAAAPAVAPRRPAPRWHTLRVAAVERLCADAAAVTFAVPDGLAEEFAFRAGQSLTLRREVDGRDERRSYSLCAPVGGPLRIGVREVPGGLFSTWLLDGLRVGDTVEALPPLGTFTPDLSRPAHHALVAAGSGITPVLSIAASALADPQSRVTLFYGNRRSDTVMFADALADLKDQYLDRFQLVHVLSREPREAELFSGRLDRERLAALVGAMVDVEDVDGWWLCGPLGMVEDAREALRAAGVPEERVHRELFYAEEDEAAGPPTLRHPDAVPTGPSSRLTVRLDGRETALALPQGTTVLEGAQQVRPDLPFACKGGVCGTCRALLVDGEVRMRRNYALEKAEIAAGYVLTCQAEVLSEQAAVDFDS; encoded by the coding sequence ATGCCCGGCCCGACCCCGCCCCCCTCGGCAGCCGCACCGGCGGTGGCCCCGCGCCGCCCCGCGCCGCGCTGGCACACCCTGCGCGTCGCCGCCGTCGAGCGGCTGTGCGCGGACGCCGCCGCCGTGACCTTCGCCGTGCCCGACGGGCTGGCGGAGGAGTTCGCCTTCCGGGCCGGGCAGTCGCTCACCCTGCGCCGCGAGGTGGACGGGCGCGACGAGCGGCGCTCGTACTCGCTCTGCGCGCCGGTCGGCGGCCCGCTGCGGATCGGCGTCCGCGAGGTGCCGGGCGGGCTGTTCTCCACCTGGCTGCTGGACGGGCTGCGGGTCGGCGACACCGTCGAGGCCCTGCCGCCGCTGGGGACCTTCACCCCCGATCTGAGCCGCCCGGCCCACCACGCGCTGGTCGCGGCCGGTTCGGGGATCACCCCGGTGCTGTCGATCGCCGCCTCGGCGCTGGCCGACCCGCAGTCCCGGGTCACCCTGTTCTACGGCAACCGGCGCAGTGACACGGTCATGTTCGCCGACGCCCTGGCCGACCTCAAGGACCAGTACCTGGACCGGTTCCAGCTGGTCCACGTGCTCTCCCGGGAGCCGCGCGAGGCGGAGCTGTTCAGCGGCCGGCTGGACCGGGAGCGGCTGGCCGCGCTGGTCGGCGCGATGGTGGACGTCGAAGACGTCGACGGCTGGTGGCTGTGCGGGCCGCTGGGCATGGTCGAGGACGCGCGCGAGGCGCTGCGCGCCGCCGGGGTGCCCGAGGAGCGGGTGCACCGGGAGCTGTTCTACGCGGAGGAGGACGAGGCGGCCGGGCCGCCGACGCTGCGCCACCCGGATGCGGTACCGACCGGGCCCTCCTCCCGGTTGACGGTCCGTCTGGACGGCCGGGAGACCGCGCTGGCGCTGCCGCAGGGCACCACGGTGCTGGAGGGGGCGCAGCAGGTCCGCCCGGACCTGCCGTTCGCCTGCAAGGGCGGCGTCTGCGGCACCTGCCGGGCACTGCTGGTCGACGGTGAGGTGCGGATGCGCCGCAACTACGCGCTGGAGAAGGCCGAGATCGCGGCGGGGTACGTGCTCACCTGCCAGGCGGAGGTGCTCTCGGAGCAGGCCGCCGTCGACTTCGACAGCTGA
- the paaC gene encoding 1,2-phenylacetyl-CoA epoxidase subunit PaaC yields the protein MTDDHVYLSLAEASPEGDSRWAFGTGFEDPLHGVDTALPAGLDAAALAVLCLGLGDDALVAAQRLAEWVTRAPELEEEVALANIGLDLLGQARLLLSRAGQAEAAAGGAPRSEDDLAYFRGPQEFRNVLLAELPNGDFAHCVVRLLVFSSWRLAAFQALAAHPDPVLAAVAAKGVSELAYHRDHAAQWTLRLGDGTEESRRRMLSALDEVWPYLPELLDGADPAVSADVEQTLRQVLDAATLPEPSAAALPTPLPGRGRAGEHTPHLAPLLAELQSVARADPEATW from the coding sequence ATGACCGACGACCACGTCTACCTCTCCCTCGCCGAGGCGTCCCCCGAGGGCGACTCCCGCTGGGCCTTCGGCACCGGCTTCGAGGACCCGCTGCACGGCGTCGACACCGCCCTGCCGGCCGGGCTGGACGCCGCCGCCCTGGCCGTCCTGTGCCTCGGGCTCGGCGACGACGCGCTGGTCGCCGCCCAGCGGCTGGCCGAGTGGGTCACCCGCGCGCCGGAGCTGGAGGAGGAGGTCGCCCTGGCCAACATCGGCCTGGACCTGCTCGGCCAGGCCCGGCTGCTGCTCTCCCGCGCCGGTCAGGCCGAGGCCGCGGCCGGGGGCGCGCCGCGCAGCGAGGACGACCTCGCCTACTTCCGCGGGCCGCAGGAGTTCCGCAACGTGCTGCTGGCCGAGCTGCCGAACGGCGACTTCGCGCACTGCGTGGTCCGACTGCTGGTGTTCTCCAGCTGGCGGCTGGCCGCGTTCCAGGCGCTGGCCGCGCACCCGGACCCGGTGCTCGCGGCCGTCGCCGCCAAGGGCGTCAGCGAGCTGGCCTACCACCGCGACCACGCCGCCCAGTGGACGCTGCGGCTGGGCGACGGCACCGAGGAGTCGCGCCGCCGGATGCTCAGCGCCCTGGACGAGGTCTGGCCGTACCTGCCGGAGCTGCTGGACGGCGCGGACCCGGCGGTGAGCGCCGACGTCGAGCAGACGCTGCGTCAGGTCCTGGACGCCGCCACGCTGCCGGAGCCGTCCGCCGCCGCGCTGCCGACCCCGCTGCCCGGCCGGGGCCGGGCGGGGGAGCACACCCCGCACCTGGCGCCGCTCCTGGCCGAGCTGCAGTCGGTGGCCCGGGCCGATCCGGAGGCGACGTGGTGA
- the paaB gene encoding 1,2-phenylacetyl-CoA epoxidase subunit PaaB, with product MTARSQWPLYEVFVRGKRGLNHVHVGSLHAPDDRMALTNARDLYTRRNEGVSIWVVRSDAITASTPDEQDPFFEPSGDKVYRHPTFYAIPDDVPHI from the coding sequence ATGACCGCCCGCTCCCAGTGGCCGCTCTACGAGGTGTTCGTGCGCGGCAAGCGCGGCCTGAACCATGTGCACGTCGGTTCGCTGCACGCCCCCGACGACCGGATGGCGCTCACCAACGCCCGGGACCTCTACACCCGCCGCAACGAGGGCGTCAGCATCTGGGTCGTCCGCTCGGACGCGATCACCGCCTCCACCCCGGACGAGCAGGACCCGTTCTTCGAGCCCAGCGGCGACAAGGTCTACCGCCACCCCACCTTCTACGCGATCCCCGACGATGTCCCGCACATCTGA